A region from the Vicia villosa cultivar HV-30 ecotype Madison, WI linkage group LG3, Vvil1.0, whole genome shotgun sequence genome encodes:
- the LOC131656385 gene encoding uncharacterized protein LOC131656385, with protein MLTKPIDLLMLNQLKESYCEIREGQLDAIAVVHSYEDKAAPGSHRTRLTSLNVPPMGLVYPMLFVPDVYPPPPRTWFSDYEDMLEDTWHIDFSRRFDLVITVNGKKEKIASGLLNPFLSHLKAAQDQMDKGGYSIVLEPDDGSDSTWFTKGTLERFVRFVNTPEILERVYTTEAEILQIEEAIASQGNNSIGISTVEENQVKHAENTRQEDST; from the exons ATGTTGACAAAGCCTATAGATCTGTTAATGTTAAATCAACTGAAAGAGTCATATTGCGAAATCAGA GAGGGGCAACTTGATGCTATTGCAGTAGTTCATTCTTACGAGGATAAAGCGGCACCTGGATCTCACAGGACAAGGCTTACTTCTCTCAAT GTTCCTCCCATGGGGTTGGTCTATCCAATGCTTTTTGTTCCTGACGTGTATCCTCCTCCACCACGGACTTG GTTTAGTGACTACGAGGATATGCTAGAAGATACATGGCATATTGACTTTTCCCGAAG ATTTGACTTGGTTATAACTGTGAATGGAAAGAAGGAGAAAATTGCTTCAGGTTTGCTCAATCCATTTCTTTCTCACTTGAAAGCGGCTCAAGATCAAATGGACAAGGGTGGTTATTCAATTGTTCTTGAGCCGGATGATGGAAGTGATTCCACATGGTTTACCAAAGGAACTCTTGAAAG GTTTGTACGCTTTGTAAACACTCCTGAGATATTGGAACGTGTGTATACTACAGAAGCTGAAATCTTACAAATCGAAGAGGCAATTGCAAGTCAAGGAAATAACTCGATAGGGATTAGCACT GtggaagaaaaccaagtaaaacatGCAGAAAACACAAG GCAGGAAGACTCAACATGA
- the LOC131656387 gene encoding zinc finger CCCH domain-containing protein 66-like isoform X2, with protein sequence MCNDDIIAFREAVEKDDHEVDEVGLWYGRRIGSKEMGYEERTPLMIASLFGSRAVLSYILETDRVDVNQACGSDRATALHCAVSGCSTASAEVIKLLLDARADVGSVDANGNRCSDLIVMMSISGSRKRKLQTILEGIDDIDDDSDFLKEVGFQMEKQQQDIGTPQIEKKDNLIDLSLPDINNGIYSTDEFRMYIFKVKPCSRAYSHDWTECPFVHPGENARRRDPMIYQYTCVPCPEFRKGSCSKGDGCEYAHGIFESWLHPAQYRTRICKDETQCTRRVCFFAHKPEELRPLYASTGSALPSPISYSNSPTASSMDSFILSSPSSSIQSMSTSPLTPSAASSLAGGTMWPTQSHAAVPILQMPRSRLKTALKVRDNTEFLEVENLLMQKLMLEENTGLSFPSNRVAAVNPANLEDILDSQIQSPTSTHVHPNVTQQLWGFSSDLTNSNVIGSPQTLDPSSNSLNDVLAKRCQSFIERSSMASFSSKLPSATSVAMEPYSNFSGWGSPDGKLDWSIHGDELIKMKKSYSFRLRNQLSNSSVISQSADDQDVLLSQESWVNSLVKDPPTAKSDPYCVEV encoded by the exons ATGTGCAACG ATGATATAATAGCTTTCAGAGAAGCTGTTGAAAAAGACGATCATGAGGTCGATGAAGTAGGGTTGTGGTATGGAAGGAGGATTGGCTCAAAGGAAATGGGATATGAAGAGAGGACACCTCTCATGATTGCTTCTTTATTTGGCAGCAGGGCTGTATTGTCTTATATTCTCGAAACCGATCGTGTCGATGTTAATCAAGCGTGTGGATCGGATAGGGCTACTGCTCTTCATTGTGCTGTTTCTGGTTGTTCTACTGCTTCTGCGGAGGTTATCAAGCTTTTGCTTGATGCACGTGCAGATGTTGGTTCTGTTGATGCGAATGGTAACCGGTGCAGTGACTTGATTGTCATGATGTCTATCTCTGGTTCAAGGAAGAGGAAACTACAAACCATACTAGAAGGAAtcgatgatattgatgatgacaGTGATTTCCTTAAGGAAGTAGGTTTCCAAATGGAGAAGCAGCAACAAGATATCGGTACACCTCAAATCGAGAAGAAAGATAATCTGATTGATCTATCCCTACCCGACATAAATAATGGGATTTATAGTACAGATGAATTTAGGATGTATATATTCAAAGTGAAGCCTTGTTCAAGGGCTTATTCTCATGATTGGACCGAGTGTCCCTTTGTTCATCCGGGGGAAAACGCAAGGCGCCGTGATCCGATGATATATCAATACACATGTGTCCCTTGTCCTGAGTTTCGGAAGGGATCATGCAGTAAAGGGGATGGTTGTGAATATGCACATGGTATTTTTGAGAGCTGGCTTCATCCTGCTCAATATAGAACAAGGATTTGCAAGGATGAGACTCAATGCACCCGAAGAGTCTGCTTTTTTGCTCACAAACCCGAGGAGCTTCGCCCATTGTATGCTTCTACTGGTTCTGCTTTGCCTTCACCTATATCCTATTCAAATTCACCTACTGCTTCTTCAATGGATTCTTTCATATTGAGCTCTCCGTCCAGTTCGATACAATCCATGTCGACTTCGCCTTTGACTCCATCAGCAGCGTCTTCCCTTGCAGGTGGAACCATGTGGCCGACTCAGTCTCATGCTGCGGTCCCTATACTTCAGATGCCCAGAAGCAGATTGAAAACTGCATTGAAAGTTAGAGATAATACTGAATTTCTTGAAGTTGAAAATCTCCTTATGCAGAAGCTAATGCTTGAAGAGAATACAGGTCTTTCATTCCCTTCAAACAGGGTTGCAGCTGTGAATCCTGCTAACCTAGAAGACATTCTCGATTCTCAGATACAATCTCCAACATCGACTCATGTGCATCCGAATGTGACTCAGCAACTTTGGGGCTTTTCTTCTGACCTTACCAATTCAAATGTGATTGGTTCACCACAGACTCTAGATCCGTCTTCGAATTCATTAAATGATGTCTTGGCAAAGCGGTGCCAGAGTTTTATCGAGCGCAGCAGCATGGCGAGCTTTAGTTCTAAGCTTCCTTCTGCTACCTCAGTTGCTATGGAGCCATATAGTAACTTCTCTGGTTGGGGCTCCCCTGATGGAAAATTAGACTGGTCCATCCATGGTGATGAACTGATTAAGATGAAAAAGTCCTATTCTTTCCGTTTACGAAACCAACTTAGCAATTCATCAGTGATTTCACAAAGTGCTGATGATCAAGATGTACTACTAAGTCAGGAATCATGGGTTAACTCACTTGTGAAGGACCCACCAACAGCGAAATCGGATCCATATTGTGTTGAAGTGTAA
- the LOC131656387 gene encoding zinc finger CCCH domain-containing protein 66-like isoform X1, whose translation MCNGSNIKPSQTGLINNHEYGRQEELHHKISDLLVFSATDDIIAFREAVEKDDHEVDEVGLWYGRRIGSKEMGYEERTPLMIASLFGSRAVLSYILETDRVDVNQACGSDRATALHCAVSGCSTASAEVIKLLLDARADVGSVDANGNRCSDLIVMMSISGSRKRKLQTILEGIDDIDDDSDFLKEVGFQMEKQQQDIGTPQIEKKDNLIDLSLPDINNGIYSTDEFRMYIFKVKPCSRAYSHDWTECPFVHPGENARRRDPMIYQYTCVPCPEFRKGSCSKGDGCEYAHGIFESWLHPAQYRTRICKDETQCTRRVCFFAHKPEELRPLYASTGSALPSPISYSNSPTASSMDSFILSSPSSSIQSMSTSPLTPSAASSLAGGTMWPTQSHAAVPILQMPRSRLKTALKVRDNTEFLEVENLLMQKLMLEENTGLSFPSNRVAAVNPANLEDILDSQIQSPTSTHVHPNVTQQLWGFSSDLTNSNVIGSPQTLDPSSNSLNDVLAKRCQSFIERSSMASFSSKLPSATSVAMEPYSNFSGWGSPDGKLDWSIHGDELIKMKKSYSFRLRNQLSNSSVISQSADDQDVLLSQESWVNSLVKDPPTAKSDPYCVEV comes from the coding sequence ATGTGCAACGGTTCGAATATAAAACCCTCTCAAACTGGTTTGATTAATAATCATGAATATGGAAgacaagaagaactgcatcataAGATTTCTGATTTGCTTGTGTTTTCGGCCACAGATGATATAATAGCTTTCAGAGAAGCTGTTGAAAAAGACGATCATGAGGTCGATGAAGTAGGGTTGTGGTATGGAAGGAGGATTGGCTCAAAGGAAATGGGATATGAAGAGAGGACACCTCTCATGATTGCTTCTTTATTTGGCAGCAGGGCTGTATTGTCTTATATTCTCGAAACCGATCGTGTCGATGTTAATCAAGCGTGTGGATCGGATAGGGCTACTGCTCTTCATTGTGCTGTTTCTGGTTGTTCTACTGCTTCTGCGGAGGTTATCAAGCTTTTGCTTGATGCACGTGCAGATGTTGGTTCTGTTGATGCGAATGGTAACCGGTGCAGTGACTTGATTGTCATGATGTCTATCTCTGGTTCAAGGAAGAGGAAACTACAAACCATACTAGAAGGAAtcgatgatattgatgatgacaGTGATTTCCTTAAGGAAGTAGGTTTCCAAATGGAGAAGCAGCAACAAGATATCGGTACACCTCAAATCGAGAAGAAAGATAATCTGATTGATCTATCCCTACCCGACATAAATAATGGGATTTATAGTACAGATGAATTTAGGATGTATATATTCAAAGTGAAGCCTTGTTCAAGGGCTTATTCTCATGATTGGACCGAGTGTCCCTTTGTTCATCCGGGGGAAAACGCAAGGCGCCGTGATCCGATGATATATCAATACACATGTGTCCCTTGTCCTGAGTTTCGGAAGGGATCATGCAGTAAAGGGGATGGTTGTGAATATGCACATGGTATTTTTGAGAGCTGGCTTCATCCTGCTCAATATAGAACAAGGATTTGCAAGGATGAGACTCAATGCACCCGAAGAGTCTGCTTTTTTGCTCACAAACCCGAGGAGCTTCGCCCATTGTATGCTTCTACTGGTTCTGCTTTGCCTTCACCTATATCCTATTCAAATTCACCTACTGCTTCTTCAATGGATTCTTTCATATTGAGCTCTCCGTCCAGTTCGATACAATCCATGTCGACTTCGCCTTTGACTCCATCAGCAGCGTCTTCCCTTGCAGGTGGAACCATGTGGCCGACTCAGTCTCATGCTGCGGTCCCTATACTTCAGATGCCCAGAAGCAGATTGAAAACTGCATTGAAAGTTAGAGATAATACTGAATTTCTTGAAGTTGAAAATCTCCTTATGCAGAAGCTAATGCTTGAAGAGAATACAGGTCTTTCATTCCCTTCAAACAGGGTTGCAGCTGTGAATCCTGCTAACCTAGAAGACATTCTCGATTCTCAGATACAATCTCCAACATCGACTCATGTGCATCCGAATGTGACTCAGCAACTTTGGGGCTTTTCTTCTGACCTTACCAATTCAAATGTGATTGGTTCACCACAGACTCTAGATCCGTCTTCGAATTCATTAAATGATGTCTTGGCAAAGCGGTGCCAGAGTTTTATCGAGCGCAGCAGCATGGCGAGCTTTAGTTCTAAGCTTCCTTCTGCTACCTCAGTTGCTATGGAGCCATATAGTAACTTCTCTGGTTGGGGCTCCCCTGATGGAAAATTAGACTGGTCCATCCATGGTGATGAACTGATTAAGATGAAAAAGTCCTATTCTTTCCGTTTACGAAACCAACTTAGCAATTCATCAGTGATTTCACAAAGTGCTGATGATCAAGATGTACTACTAAGTCAGGAATCATGGGTTAACTCACTTGTGAAGGACCCACCAACAGCGAAATCGGATCCATATTGTGTTGAAGTGTAA
- the LOC131662200 gene encoding protein SMAX1-LIKE 6, whose translation MPTPVSTARQCLTDEAARALDEAVSVARRRNHAQTTSLHAISALLSLPSNMLRDACARAGTSPYSPRLQFRALELSVGVSLDRLPTCKTSSSSSAVNDGGPPVSNSLMAAIKRSQANQRRNPDSFHLLQIMQQQQHTQQNQTASFLKVELKHFILSILDDPIVSRVFAEAGFRSYDIKFVLLQPPLPSRFFHRPSPPVFLCNIEPEPDRFRFDDNSRRIVEVIAGKSQSKRNPFLMGVYAKTALKRFIELVQSGKVGFLPTELDGLSVVSIEKEILEFVGGGGSEEKMGLRFDEVGRLVEQCLGAGVVVSFGEIEVFVKMNNDGGVDDAAAGDAVVLVVSRLTRLLEVYGRKVWLVGVAGTCDVYSKFLRLFPTVDKNWDLHVLTVTSATPSMEGLYSKSSLMGSFVPFGGFFSTPSDFRNPNVSLPLCDTCNEKYEQEVADNYAKVGPSTSASTSLPWLQKANVDSDKGSGLAKTNEDNTSLNAKISELQRKWSDICQHLHRNKSLPEINVSQTLTRFQAPFHEGFRFGTGTGNFNEIHCSSPIPYMPKELPNPFPSKQILPFSQPFDSSLIVNDKTGHVPNGSKFDIQSSRVTTSSVTTDLVLGTTYTSVTHEPDTPKVSDHKKHLPHLSDSLSTEYDAIVESTSNQIARSSGPTSDGKFEMVDFKSLYKLLIEKVWWQEEAIYAIIRIMTLCSSGGGKHNRSNSNVRADTWFSFLGPDRVGKRKISSELAETLFGHKQNIISVDLNSQDRFQSLDLVFECHNMLGRKTVVDYIAGELSKKPRSIVFLENIDKADLIVQNSLFHAIRTGKFSYSHGREISINNAIFVVTSSVFKVSGCFDTEKEPKMFSEETILEAKRSQIGLSLGHASEDVMRSSITNVRVAKRKGTFLNKRKLGENDSIDSNEKVTSKTPKHVKEASRSYLDLNMPLEEEVEEEVDCDDCESEPVVKNHEAWLNDFLDQIDGKVVFKPFDFDLLAEQIIKCIDKQFQTTFGSNYMLEIDYEVMSQILAAAWLSDKQKAVEDWIEHVLGSSFVEAQKKYQNVAQCVMKLVKCESIFVEEQALGVCLPPRISLN comes from the exons ATGCCGACGCCGGTGAGCACAGCGAGGCAATGCTTAACAGACGAAGCGGCGCGTGCACTAGACGAAGCAGTATCAGTAGCGCGTAGACGAAACCACGCGCAAACAACCTCTCTCCATGCCATCTCAGCCTTACTATCATTACCCTCCAACATGCTACGCGACGCCTGCGCGCGTGCCGGAACTTCTCCCTACTCGCCGCGTCTTCAGTTTCGCGCGTTGGAACTCTCCGTCGGTGTTTCCCTCGACCGTCTCCCAACTTGCAaaacctcctcctcctcatccgcCGTTAACGACGGTGGACCTCCGGTGTCGAACTCGCTCATGGCTGCTATTAAACGGTCTCAGGCGAATCAGCGTCGGAATCCTGATAGCTTCCATTTGCTTCAGATTATGCAGCAACAGCAACATACTCAGCAGAATCAAACGGCGTCGTTTTTGAAAGTTGAATTGAAGCATTTCATTCTTTCGATTCTTGATGACCCTATTGTAAGTCGTGTTTTCGCTGAAGCGGGTTTTCGTAGCTATGATATTAAATTCGTTTTGCTTCAACCTCCACTACCTTCTAGATTCTTCCATCGACCTTCTCCTCCGGTTTTTCTATGTAATATTGAACCGGAACCGGACCGGTTCAGGTTCGATGATAATTCCAGAAGGATTGTTGAGGTTATTGCTGGCAAGAGTCAGAGTAAAAGGAATCCTTTTTTGATGGGGGTGTATGCTAAAACCGCTCTGAAAAGGTTTATAGAGTTAGTTCAAAGTGGAAAGGTTGGTTTTTTACCTACTGAGCTTGATGGGTTGAGTGTGGTTTCGATCGAGAAGGAGATTCTTGAGTTTGTTGGTGGTGGTGGGAGTGAGGAGAAGATGGGGTTGAGATTTGATGAGGTGGGTCGTTTGGTGGAGCAATGTTTGGGGGCTGGTGTTGTAGTTAGCTTTGGGGAGATTGAGGTTTTTGTGAAGATGAATAATGATGGTGGTGTTGATGATGCTGCTGCTGGTGATGCTGTTGTGTTGGTTGTTTCGCGGTTGACAAGGTTGTTGGAGGTTTATGGTAGAAAGGTCTGGTTGGTAGGGGTAGCAGGAACCTGTGATGTGTATTCTAAGTTTCTAAGGTTGTTCCCTACGGTTGATAAGAATTGGGATCTGCATGTTTTGACTGTGACATCTGCTACTCCTTCTATGGAAGGACTCTACTCTAAATCCAG CTTGATGGGGTCCTTTGTTCCATTTGGTGGGTTCTTTTCCACACCTTCTGATTTCAGAAATCCCAATGTATCTTTACCTCTTTGTGACACTTGCAATGAAAAGTATGAACAAGAAGTTGCTGATAATTATGCCAAGGTAGGGCCTTCTACTTCAGCATCAACAAGTTTACCTTGGTTACAAAAAGCGAACGTGGATTCAGATAAAGGATCGGGTTTGGCAAAG ACTAATGAAGACAACACAAGTTTGAATGCTAAGATCTCTGAATTGCAAAGGAAATGGAGTGATATCTGTCAACATCTTCATCGAAACAAATCATTACCTGAAATCAATGTTTCACAAACGTTAACAAGGTTCCAAGCTCCGTTCCATGAGGGGTTTCGATTCGGTACAGGAACTGGTAACTTTAATGAAATCCACTGTTCTAGTCCAATTCCCTACATGCCTAAAGAGTTACCAAATCCATTTCCATCTAAACAGATATTACCATTTTCACAACCTTTTGATTCGAGTCTTATTGTCAATGATAAAACTGGACATGTACCGAACGGTTCAAAATTCGACATACAAAGTTCTCGGGTTACCACTTCTTCTGTCACCACAGATTTGGTTTTGGGAACTACATATACATCCGTTACTCATGAGCCAGATACTCCAAAAGTAAGCGATCATAAGAAGCATCTTCCGCACTTGTCAGATTCTCTTTCGACTGAATATGATGCTATTGTCGAGAGTACTTCAAACCAAATTGCTAGATCCTCTGGTCCAACTTCAGACGgaaaatttgaaatggttgatTTCAAGTCACTTTACAAGCTCCTTATCGAAAAGGTGTGGTGGCAAGAGGAGGCAATTTATGCTATCATTAGAATTATGACACTTTGTAGTTCTGGTGGTGGAAAGCATAATCGATCGAATTCAAATGTTAGAGCCGACACATGGTTTTCTTTCCTTGGACCAGACAGAGTTGGAAAAAGAAAAATTTCTTCAGAACTTGCAGAAACTCTATTTGGACACAAACAAAACATAATCTCAGTGGATTTAAACTCTCAGGACAGGTTTCAATCATTGGACTTGGTTTTCGAATGCCACAACATGCTTGGGAGGAAGACAGTTGTGGATTATATTGCTGGCGAGTTGAGTAAAAAGCCGCGTTCGATTGTGTTTCTTGAAAATATAGATAAAGCTGATTTAATTGTGCAGAATAGTTTGTTCCACGCAATAAGAACCGGCAAATTTTCATACTCGCATGGAAGGGAAATCAGCATCAACAATGCAATCTTTGTTGTGACCTCTTCCGTGTTCAAAGTTAGCGGCTGTTTCGATACGGAAAAGGAACCGAAAATGTTTTCCGAGGAAACAATCCTTGAAGCTAAAAGGTCTCAAATTGGATTATCACTTGGACATGCTTCTGAGGATGTCATGAGAAGCAGTATCACAAATGTAAGGGTTGCAAAGAGAAAAGGAACATTTCTGAATAAAAGAAAGCTAGGTGAAAACGATAGTATCGATTCCAATGAGAAAGTAACTAGCAAGACACCGAAACATGTCAAAGAAGCGTCACGGTCGTATCTTGATCTGAATATGCCTTTAGAGGAGGAGGTTGAGGAAGAAGTTGATTGTGATGACTGTGAAAGTGAACCTGTTGTTAAAAATCATGAAGCTTGGTTAAATGATTTCCTTGATCAAATTGATGGAAAAGTGGTTTTTAAGCCGTTCGATTTTGATTTACTTGCTGAGCAAATAATCAAATGCATTGACAAACAATTTCAAACGACATTTGGATCAAATTATATGCTGGAAATTGATTATGAGGTGATGTCACAGATACTTGCAGCTGCTTGGTTATCAGACAAGCAAAAAGCAGTGGAAGATTGGATTGAACATGTTCTTGGAAGTAGCTTTGTTGAAGCTCAAAAGAAGTATCAAAATGTAGCTCAGTGTGTCATGAAATTGGTTAAATGTGAAAGCATTTTTGTGGAAGAGCAAGCTCTTGGAGTATGCCTTCCACCTAGAATTAGCTTGAACTGA